DNA sequence from the Desertibacillus haloalkaliphilus genome:
TAGATACGGAGTCACATAAATAAACTTTTTATCACTTGTAAAAATATCACCATCTGTACCAAATCCCACCTGCGAGTGATCATTTATGGTCTGAATTGCATAACTTGTTTTCCCAGCTCCACATATAGCGTCAATTACCTTTATTTCCATAATAATAAAATCCTCCAATTGATTTATTGTTTAAGTTCATAACTTTTATATCTTGAAGTTATGAAGTGTAAATCAATTGGAATAAAAAATTTATCTTTACACAAAATTGGTGCAAAAACTACAAAAAAACGTACCAACCGCAATACTTTAAGAGCCCTATCTCTTATAAAAGATATATAAAACGGTGCATAAATACTAAGATTAGAATACATTTAAAGGTACAAAAAAGACCTAGCATAACAATGGCAGCTCTTCTTGTTTCAAAGACTAAATTAATAAAAACCATCTAAATCTGCTTAAAAATCAAACTGAAATTTTCATCTAAGAATTTTGCCATCCTGTTTGCTTGAAAGCTCCAGCTTTGCCCTTGGGTTCTTGGATAAAATACATACCCACCATTTTCACAATCTAGTATCTTTCGGAATCGAGATGGATAAAGAATATTTTCTTTAATCCATTCAGATTTACGATTAACACGTTTTTCTAAATCCCTCATAGTCCAATAAACACCTAGTAATTCTTGTTTTTTAAGTTCTTCTAATTCAACTTTAGAAATTAGAATAGAGTCTGAGGGAATAGGAATACTAAGATT
Encoded proteins:
- a CDS encoding DUF771 domain-containing protein, whose protein sequence is MENTQKLIVNLSIPIPSDSILISKVELEELKKQELLGVYWTMRDLEKRVNRKSEWIKENILYPSRFRKILDCENGGYVFYPRTQGQSWSFQANRMAKFLDENFSLIFKQI